The genome window ATCGACGCGCCGCTGGCGTCAACCGTTTTTACCTTGCTTTTCACAAAGCTGAGAATCAGGTCGATGTCGTGAATCATCAAATCCATTACCACTGCGACATCAGTACCGCGCGGGTTAAAATTAGCCATCCGGTGTGCTTCAATAAATAGCGGATTGATGGTGAGCGGATGCAACGCCATTATCGCCGGATTGAACCGCTCGATATGCCCGACCTGAATTTTGGCGCCTGCCGCATCGCGCAGCCGGATAATTTCGTCCGCCTGATCCAGCGTTTCCATCATCGGTTTTTCAATAAACAAATGTTTGCCGCTGCCCAATGCTGTTTTTGCAATCTCGAAATGGGTGGTGGTTGGCGTAACCACGGTTAGTGCTTCCGCAGCGTTCATCAACAATTCCGGCGAAGCAAACGCGGTTGTGCCAAATTCATCGGCAATGGATTGCGCGCGTTCGGCATCTGCATCAAAAATGCCGACTAAATTTGCCTCCGGGACGTGTTGCAACTGCTGAACATGCAGCCGACCCAAATGCCCGACGCCAATTACGCCGATATTTATTTTTTCCGCGCTCATTTTTTCCTCACAAATTGCGTTCGGCAGAATGTGTCAATTCATATTCTTTTCGCCCGTCCACCGCGCGAAATGTGTAGATCAATTCTTTGTCTTCCAGCTTGTAAATCCAGCGCATATATGGATTTGGGATGGGATCGAGGCTGTGATCGTCAACTTCTGTCGGTGGTCCCATGGCGATGTAAATTTTTCCCGGATCGGTATTCCAGCCCAGTTTCCGGCGGGTCGAAAAGCGTGTAATCGATGAATCGACGCGCGAGTAAAATTCCACCATCAATTCATTAAACGGGGTTTCGGGTGTCGGATCGCGATCTTTCCAGAAGTTTGCGAGATGGTTTTGCTTTTCGGTTTCGTTGCCATCGTTCAGTTTTTCGAATGTTTCTTCATCAGTAATGTATTGCAGCGGACGCAGCGCAAGTTCGGCATCCCACAGACTTGCGGGTTTATCGAACCAGATGACATCGAATGGCGCTACCCGCCGGATCGAATCGTTTTCGGTGAAATAAACAGTCCTGAGGCGGTATTTACCTTCAGCAATTGATGTTTCCGGGATTGCCAGTGACAGGCTGAACCGGCCATCGCGAACCGCAACCGTCGAATCGATCGCAAAAAGTGTCACACCGTCATCCGTGCGAATCAATTCGGTTTTGATGCGTTGCTGATTGTTTGCGGTCGTTTGATAACCCTGAAGCAATATGCCCAACGGCCGGTTAAAATGCCAATGACCGATCAACGGTGAAGGGCTAACATCTTCCGGCAGAAAAGATAGCAATCCGGCGCTTCCGTCGTTGGCTTCGGTAAACAAAGCCGGAGAAATAAACAGGTTTTGTTCAGACGAAATTGTCAGTTTTTGAGTGAACGCAAGCTGACGCTCACCATTTAAATCACGATATTTAACAATAATATTGTATCGTCCTTCAGGCAAAGTCACGGAATCCAGTGTGGTGTGGGTTAGCTGCGGATCGCGAGTTGCCGGAAAGTTGGGAGCGGTAATCGTTGTTTTCCAGATTTGCTCAGCCGATGTGTTCCCTTTTTCCGGCTGAAACCGGAATTCAATTTCCGCAGAGGCTTCGTATCGCCCTTCTTTTACAACAAATTGCAAAAAATTATACTGAATTTGAACGGTCAGATAAACCTGAAACTGGTTTTCTGCGCCGTAAACCGGATATGCACGAAAAAGCACCGGCAGCTTTTGCGGATATTTTGTATCAAAAAATGTTTTCTCAAACGTTTCACGATACGGAGACTGGGCATATATATTTAATGTAGAGACAACTCCCCAAAAAACGATCATCAGAATTCGCAGCATTTTTTTTGCCCTTTGTTAAGTAATCAAAATTTTCCATCTCTTACGCTATCATTGAAATAATGTTCAGATCCAATTAAAGGGTAAGATAAAATGGATATAAATCTTAACAATTTTTGAATGAATTTGCAATCGCTTAAAAACGCCAAAATTTTGTGAAACCAAAAGGGATAAGGTGGATTTTTGTGGGGATGAATAGCGGGACTCGCAAAAAATCTTTCGCCACCTATTGTAAATGTGATTGAAACCTGTTAAACTTCCGACCTATGCATAATTCATTAGCCCAACAATTACGTGATTTGCTGTTTTCCGGCAATAAAATGCCTGAATGGGAAAAATTTTTCCTACCTGGATAGGAAAAATTGATCTGAATCAATTTTTAGAGTCAATGTTAAATTTTTGTTAAATAATTGTTTTGATTCGGTTTAACATCGGTTCGACAAAGTATTGCACGGTTTTTGTATTGTTTGCGGTTTGTGTCTGAAAATAAGAGGAGAAGGTATTGAGTATTCATAACTATACAGCTGTTTTTCCACTTTTGTTTCAAAAAAATCTAACGTATTTCCGTCAAACCTTTGTATTTACACACCATTGATCATTATTTTTGCAGTATCCTTCAATAGTATTTAGTATTGTTAAGCTATTAATAATTATATAGTTAGTTAAAATCGGAGGACATGTATGACGTAACGTTTTTTTGTCGTAGAGTTTGTTCAATCTAAATGTTCAACTATTTTGTATGGAGACAGAGAGATGAGTAAAACGAAAGTGCTCTTGCTAGCATTAGTGCTGGCAATCGCTCCGCTTTATCTGTTCGCGCAGTCGTCAGGTAAAGTTGTGGGCGTTGTAAAAGATAAAACATCCGGAGAGGCATTGCCGGGTGTTAACATCAGCATAGAGGGCTCCCAATATGGTGCAGCTACAGATGTTGATGGTTATTTTGTTATTTTGAATGTGCCTGTCGGTGTTTACGATATTCGCGCTAACTTTGTTGGTTATGGCGATGTCGTTCAGCAGGGTGTTCGTATCACTGCTGATAAAACCACAGAAGTGAATTATTCCCTCGAAGAAGCAGCCATTGAAGGACAGGCTGTGGTGATTACCGCGGAAAAGCCGCTGGTTGAGAAATACACCACGCAAAGCGTGTCGTTGGTAACTTCGGAAGATTTGGAAAACATTCCGGTTCGTGGTTTCAATCAAGTTATCGCTACCCAAAATAGCGTTGTTGTTCAGGATGGTAACATCCACATCCGCGGTGGTCGTGATGACGAAGTCGGATTCTACATCGACGGTGCATCTTCCGTTAACCCCCTTACCAATACCCAATCCCTCTACATTATTCAGGAAGCAGTAGAAGAATTTCAGGTGTTGGCAGGCGGTTATACGGCTGAGTTTGGTGGCGCTAACGCCGGTATCGTTCGTACAGAATTGAAAACCGGTGGCAAAAACATGAAATTTTCGGTTGATTTCCAGACCGATAAATTTGCAGATGAAGGCAAAACCTTCCTCGGCACCCACAGCTATCGCCATCATACCGGTGTCGCAACGATCAGCGGTCCGCTGTTCAACGACAAAATCAGCTTCTTTATTGCCGGTGAAAATGCATTCCAGGGCGACCGTGCAGTACGTTTCAGCGAAGGATTCGACCTGGTTGATCTGACCGGCGGCCCGCTTGTTGATATCAATCCTGGTAATAGCGTGAAAGACACCATCAGCGCTTATGTATATCCTGATGGGTTTACTCCGAAGCAGGAAGAAGATCTTTGGGCAGTTCAAGGTACTGTTTCGTTTAACCTGAGCCCGGTTCAACTGCGGATCAGCGGATCGTTCAGCGATCGCACCCGCCAGTTTACTTCTGGTGTTGCAAGCACTACGCCAATGCTGGATGTATTGAATGACCGGTATTACGATCAGGTTTTCACAAACACGTTGCTGTCAACAAAATTGACTTATGTTGTCAACCCCAAAACCATTGCCGACGTATCCTTAAGCTATTTCGATTCGAAATTTGATTATGAAGATAGCTATTTTGGCAACGACTGGCGGAAATGGTATGACTCAACCGCAGTATCCAACCATACAAACGGTGAAGTTACTTATCGCGAAGCATACCGCAAAAAAGACAACTACATGTTCAATGGTGATGACTTCTTCTTCGCCAGAAATGGTGATCCGCATGGTCGTTATATCACCCGCGACCAAAATTATTTGGGTTTTGCAGGTAACCTGACCAGCCAAATGGGTCGTCACCATGAAGTAAAAGTTGGTGGGGATTACCGTGGCTACAAGTTGCGTCAATTTGATGTTCAGCCTGGTGCTATTTCATTGTTGACGGATAACAACGTTGCCACAATTGAAGAACTTAACCCGAACACATGGGTAAACTCTGCATTGGCAAATAACTATGGTTATGATATTTATGGCAACGAAGCTGATGCTGACAAGTTTGAAGGCGGTGTAAAAATTGCAGATGCTCCCAAAAAGCCCAAATTAGCATCATTCTATATTCAGGATAAAATTGAATACAACGACCTGATCATCAACGCTGGTTTGCGTTATGAATATTTCGATTCTCAGGCTCGTCGTTTCAGAGATCTTAACAATATCGTTTTCGATGCAAATACCAACAAATTTACCGATGAAACTTTCGAAGACATGGATGCCTTCCAGCAAGTTAGCCCGCGTTTAGGTTTCTCTTTTCCGGTAAATGAAAAAACCGTTTTCTATGCTCAGTATGGCAAATTTGTGCAAATGCCCGAGTTGGAAACCATTTACGCCAGCGATAACCGCTTAAGCCGTGACTTCCTGAGCGCTGGTTTGTCCATCAAAACCCGTTTGGTATTGGATTGGAACCGATTCGCACAACCTCTTATGAAATCGGTTTCCGCCAGCAAATCAGCCAGGTTGCTGCATTTGATATCGCAGGTTTTTATCGCAATATCAAAGGACAAGTGTTGATTGACAGAATCTCCCCGAAGGACTTTCTGGATTTAACATGTTGGTTAACGGCGACTTTGCAACAACAAAAGGTATGGAATTTAGCTTGAATTTGCGCCGCGTTAATCGCATTCAGGCATCGTTGAACTATACCCTTACCCAGGCTGAAGGTACCGGTTCTGCCCGTACTTCCGGTGTTGCTGCGGTCGAACGTTCAACTTCACGTCCGACAGTTATCAGCCCGTTGGATTACGAACAAGCTCACCGTGGTTCTGCCATTTTGGATTATCGTTTTGGCAACGACGATGGTGGTCCTGTATTCAGTAATTTTGGCGCAAATATGTTGTTTACATTCAACAGCGGTCACCCCTTTACATTCTCCGAATCAGAAGTGGGTCAATCGAATGCATATGATGCCGGTGTTGATTATATGAATGACGTGCGTTCCCGCCGTGCTTTGGAAGCCGTTGGTAGCTCTCGCACGCCGTTTAATTATAACTTTGACCTGCGGTTGGACAAATCCTTCAATATTGCAAAAGAATTGCAGGCTACAGTTTATATGCGCGTAAACAACTTGTTCAATACCAAAAACGTTATCAACGTTTATAATGCTTCCGGTCTTGCTGATGATGACGGATTCTACAACAATTCCAATCTGGAACAACGTCAATCCCGTCTTAACACCTATGGTGAAGCATGGCTCGAACAATATAAAGCGATTAATATTGTTAATGGTCAATCCTATTGGGATGCAATTGGGCAAGAGTTGTATGGAAATCCGCGTCAAATTTTCTTCGGTATTAAGCTGAGCTATTAATCTGTTGGTATTGCCAATCAACTCAGTCAATTTTAGAAGGAGTAACTAATGAAGATAAAAGTATCATTAATGGTGTTTGGAATGCTCTGGTTCATTTCAACCGGGGTTCTTCTTGCAAGAGAAGTTCCTGGTCAGAAAGTTGGCCAGAAAATATCCAAAACCTCTCAGACAGAAGCAATCATCACGATGTCCAACATTTCCAATTGGCAATATTGGATGCGGGTAGATGGTCGCTCTGCCCATACCCCGGATGACAACTCCGGTGGTATTTATCCTGCAAACACCGCTGCTGTAATTTATCAGGACGGTTTTGTCTGGGGCGGTTTCGTAAACAACGATACCCGTAACCCTTCGGCTGTTAAACTCCGTGTCGGTGGTCAAACCTACCGTACCGGTTGTTTACCCGGACATATCGTAACACCGGGAACAGCAACAACAGCGCCTGTTTTGGCAGATGCAAACGCTGCATACATCTACCGTATCCGTAAAGACTGGGAAAGTCTTTCCATCGGTGATGCATCTTTGATCAACGATGCTGCAAGCATCAATGAAGTTTCTGTCGGTGATGTAACGGCAGAAATGCAGCAAGAATTACTCGACGGATACGCCTGGGCCTGGAATAACTGGCCAGTAAGTTTAGGCGCACCGACCGAAGATGACGGAACCCCGGTATTGCCGGTGCAGATCAGGTTATCTGGTTTGTTGTTAACGACGGTAATTCCGAAACACTGTATAACTCCCCGCCGATCGGTTTGGAACTTCAGGTTACGACCTGGGCTTACAACCAGCCCGGCGCACAGTTAGAGCAGGTTATCTTCAAAAATACAAATTGATTAACAAATCCGGATTCCAGGTCGACTCGATGTTTGTTGGTCAGTGGTCTGACCCGACGTCGGTATCTTTACAGATGACCTCGTTGGTTGCGATATTGATCTGAGCCTTGGCTTTGCTTTCAGTGGTAACCTGACAGACGGCGACTATGACGCTTTCGGAATTCCCCCGGCAGCAGGCGGATATGACTTCTTCCAGGGTCCGTTGCTGGATGGCGTTGCCGGTCAGGATTTGAACGGTAACGGTATTGATGATGCTGATGATTTCGGAACCTTTGGTCTCGAAAGAGTTGGACCTGGTAAAATTAACCTGCCGATGACCTCGTTCGGTTATTTTGCAGCTGGAACATCCATCGATGACCCGTCCTTTGACTATGACGGAACTCTCGAATGGTATAACCTGCTGAATGGTTATTTGCCGGAAGTTACCGTGCAGCCTTATACCGCAGTATTTGGCGCAAATGCCGGTAACCCGACCAAATTCCGTTGGCTGGTGATGCTGTAAAACGTGCGGCGACATCGACGGATTCCTTATTCCGCCGGGTGACCGCCGGATGGTATTGGCTTCCGGTCCGTTCACGATGCAGCCTGGCGATGTTCAGGAAATCGTGGTCGGCGTTGTTGGTGGTATTGTTGCACAAGCCGGTGGAAACAACCGTAACGCGGTTGCTCAATTGAAATTGAACGACGGTTTGGCACAGTTCCTGTTCAGCACAAACTTCGAAGGTATTCCGACGCCGCCTGCGGCACCGGATGTAAAACAGCCGTAACCGAAAACGAAGTTATTCTGGAATGGGGTTCCAACACCACCCGTGTTGCCCAAACCGAAGCCGATGATCCGCAGTTGGGCTTCAATTTTGAAGGCTATAATGTTTATCAATTGCCCAGCCGACAGCTACAAAATCTCAAGCTGTAAAATTGTTGACTTTTGACGTAAACAATACAATTGACCAAATTACCCAGATTTCATTCTTGCCGGAATTTGGCGATCTGGTCGAAATGCCGGTTCAAGCTGGAACCAACACCGGGATTCAGCGCTTCACCACAATTACAACAGATGTATTCTCCGGCAAGCCGTTACACGCAGGAAACGAATACTATTTTGCGGTAACCGCCTATAATGCAAAAGACCTGGATGGCGACGGAATCGTTGATACAGATGTTCCTGAATCATCCATCGAAAGCGCATTGAACGTGATTACAGTTGTTCCGCAAGGCAACAAGCCGGGCGTAAGAACCGGTGATGTTGGTGATTTGGCAGTATCCCAGGCTGCAGGCGTTAGCGATGGCGTTGTAAATCCATCGTTATCAACCCCGCAGCAACAACTGGTGCAAAATATGAAGTTTCTTCACCGAAGATACCGGCGAAATTCTGTGGAACCTGCGCAATACTGCAACCGGTAACACGGTATTAAGCAACCAGCCGCAAGTTGCAGATGTTGAAGAAACCCATGCCAACCGATTGTTGATGGTTTGCAAATGCGTTGCCGGTCCTGCACCGGGCGTTAAAACATCAGATATGTTTGAAACTGATGATATGAGAAGTGGGGCTGGGATATCCCGGCTGTGCACCGTCGCTTTACCTGGGCAAACGCTGATTTTGGTTTGAAGGCTTCCGTGGCGCTATTGGTTGGGCTGCTTCCAGCGTATTCGGTGCATTCGATCAAAACGATGTCGTGCCTGCATCTACTCTTAAAATGTATTGTTGGTTTTGGCTAGTGTGCCAGACGGCAGTGTAGCATTAAATCCGACATTTGATCAAGTGGTGGCGACCCGAATGTATCTTTTGGTTATCGCTTCTTGCGTGGCGCTGGAGCTGCACCCGCATTACCGGAATTCGCACCATCATCTTGAACACCGGTGGTGGATATGCCTACAAACCTTCGAACGCAATGTTCCGTTGGCGCGTATGACATTGATGATCCTGAAAACCCCGCCGTTTGGCAGTGGCGTTTATGGAAAATAATCAGCCCGCCGGTCTGGTTGATGGAAAATATTTCCCAGGAGATAACGGATATGATAATGTTGCGTGGCGGTCCCGCGAATGGCTGTTTATCTTGGATGCTGATTATAGCGAGACGCCGAACCCAACATTCCAGCAGGAACTTATTGGCAACGGCGATATGCCTGTTATGTATTGGCTGTCGGTCAACCGTCGTGGCTGCTGTGCCGTTCTCGCCGAATGCAACAGCTGAAGATGAATTTGCGATCTTCCCCGGTAAAATCAACACGCCTAACGACGTGTTCGAATTTACAGCACCTGCTGTTGTGAAAAGCGAAGATCTGGCGAAAGAGGATGTTGATAACATTAACGTGTTCCCGAACCCGTATTATGCACAAAATCCTTCAGAAACCAGCCGCTTTAACCGTTTTGTAACCTTCACAAACATGCCCGAAACCGGCAGTATTACGGTTCGTATTTTCTCGCTGTCAGGTGTTCAGGTACGTAAACTGACCGAAAGCGACAAAATTACGTCCGATAGCCAGTTTATGCGCTGGGATCTGCGTAACGAGTCCGGTCTGCCAGTTGCAAGCGGTATTTACATGGTTCACGTTGAAATGCCCGATCTGGGCGCAACCAAGGTCTTAAAAGTGTTTGTTGTTCAGGGCGAAGAAATTCTGCAATATTTCTAATCGTTGCATAATTTAAATCACTTAGAACGAAGCATTTTTAAAAACCTGTTATAGCAAATGATTAAAGGAGTAGATATGAAAACAAGAAAGATGATTAGCATCATTGCACTCGCAGTGACTGCCTTCTTCTTAGGGGTATCCCCGCTGTATGGCGGCGACCCTGCCCGGATCGGAACTGCTGGTGGCGATCAATTGCTCGTTCCGGTTGGCGCTCGTGATTTAGGAATGGGCGGCTCCAACGTGGCATTCTCGTCCGGCTTAGATGCTATCTATTGGAACCCGGCTGGTTTTTCTTCGCAGAAAAGCAATGCAATGGGTACTTTCTCAACAATGTCTGTTTTTAATGATGTCAACGTTAACTATCTTGCTTTGGGCTTCAACGCCGGCCGTATGGGCCATGTTGGATTCAGCATCAAAGCATTTGATTTCGGCGACATTCCATTAACAACAAATGAAGACTATAATGGCTCCTCCGGAGCAACGTTTTCGCCTTCATTTATGACAATGGCTGTTACCTATTCCCGTAAAGTAAACGATGCCATTCAGGTTGGTCTTACGGGTAAATTGGTAAACGAAAGCGTGCCGCGCGCCAGCGCCAGCGCATTCGCGTTTGATGTTGGTATTCAGTATCACGAACTGGGTGGTTTCAATGGCCTTTCCATGGGCTTGGTTGTAAAAAACATTGGAACCAACTTGCAGTATGGCGGTTCGGCGTTCCTGATCCAGCAATCCGGAACCGGTGCAGCAAGCTTTGTGGAAATCCCCACAGCTTCGCATCAGTTGCCGGCAAACATTGAGTTGGGTGTTGGCTATCGCCGTGATATCAACGAGCAAAACAGCATCGTTTTTAACGGCAATTTTGTCAGCAATAACTTCGGTAACGACGATTTCAAATTCGGTGCTGAATATTCTTATTCAGACCTGATTTTCCTGCGTGGCGGTTATTTGGCTACCCAGAAAATCGATTCCGAAGACCAGCTCTATCGCTTTACCCTTGGTGTTGGCCTGAATTACAACTACGGTGGCACCAACCTCGCGTTAGACTATGCCTTCCGCGATTCCCAGTATTTCGATGGCAACAACCTGTTCTCATTGACGGTTGGATTCTAATATCTGAAATACATTTTTTCTGCAAAAAGGCTGGCTTTTGCCAGCCTTTTTGTTTTTAGGGACAAACTGGAAATCCCATAATTGGGGTATGGAATATCTCA of Calditrichia bacterium contains these proteins:
- a CDS encoding Gfo/Idh/MocA family oxidoreductase: MSAEKINIGVIGVGHLGRLHVQQLQHVPEANLVGIFDADAERAQSIADEFGTTAFASPELLMNAAEALTVVTPTTTHFEIAKTALGSGKHLFIEKPMMETLDQADEIIRLRDAAGAKIQVGHIERFNPAIMALHPLTINPLFIEAHRMANFNPRGTDVAVVMDLMIHDIDLILSFVKSKVKTVDASGASIISPTEDIANCRILFENGCVANVTASRISARKMRKMRFFQPDAYISVDFLEGISEIYHIEKDEFKPSKETLAFSLGQIQQGTEQRNIRYSRLEKADLNPLQYELQQFCQSIINDQTPPVTAEDGRRALHVARLILNSIDEHTELVKKHWQLR
- a CDS encoding GWxTD domain-containing protein — protein: MLRILMIVFWGVVSTLNIYAQSPYRETFEKTFFDTKYPQKLPVLFRAYPVYGAENQFQVYLTVQIQYNFLQFVVKEGRYEASAEIEFRFQPEKGNTSAEQIWKTTITAPNFPATRDPQLTHTTLDSVTLPEGRYNIIVKYRDLNGERQLAFTQKLTISSEQNLFISPALFTEANDGSAGLLSFLPEDVSPSPLIGHWHFNRPLGILLQGYQTTANNQQRIKTELIRTDDGVTLFAIDSTVAVRDGRFSLSLAIPETSIAEGKYRLRTVYFTENDSIRRVAPFDVIWFDKPASLWDAELALRPLQYITDEETFEKLNDGNETEKQNHLANFWKDRDPTPETPFNELMVEFYSRVDSSITRFSTRRKLGWNTDPGKIYIAMGPPTEVDDHSLDPIPNPYMRWIYKLEDKELIYTFRAVDGRKEYELTHSAERNL
- a CDS encoding TonB-dependent receptor — encoded protein: MSKTKVLLLALVLAIAPLYLFAQSSGKVVGVVKDKTSGEALPGVNISIEGSQYGAATDVDGYFVILNVPVGVYDIRANFVGYGDVVQQGVRITADKTTEVNYSLEEAAIEGQAVVITAEKPLVEKYTTQSVSLVTSEDLENIPVRGFNQVIATQNSVVVQDGNIHIRGGRDDEVGFYIDGASSVNPLTNTQSLYIIQEAVEEFQVLAGGYTAEFGGANAGIVRTELKTGGKNMKFSVDFQTDKFADEGKTFLGTHSYRHHTGVATISGPLFNDKISFFIAGENAFQGDRAVRFSEGFDLVDLTGGPLVDINPGNSVKDTISAYVYPDGFTPKQEEDLWAVQGTVSFNLSPVQLRISGSFSDRTRQFTSGVASTTPMLDVLNDRYYDQVFTNTLLSTKLTYVVNPKTIADVSLSYFDSKFDYEDSYFGNDWRKWYDSTAVSNHTNGEVTYREAYRKKDNYMFNGDDFFFARNGDPHGRYITRDQNYLGFAGNLTSQMGRHHEVKVGGDYRGYKLRQFDVQPGAISLLTDNNVATIEELNPNTWVNSALANNYGYDIYGNEADADKFEGGVKIADAPKKPKLASFYIQDKIEYNDLIINAGLRYEYFDSQARRFRDLNNIVFDANTNKFTDETFEDMDAFQQVSPRLGFSFPVNEKTVFYAQYGKFVQMPELETIYASDNRLSRDFLSAGLSIKTRLVLDWNRFAQPLMKSVSASKSARLLHLISQVFIAISKDKC
- a CDS encoding T9SS type A sorting domain-containing protein encodes the protein MAAVPFSPNATAEDEFAIFPGKINTPNDVFEFTAPAVVKSEDLAKEDVDNINVFPNPYYAQNPSETSRFNRFVTFTNMPETGSITVRIFSLSGVQVRKLTESDKITSDSQFMRWDLRNESGLPVASGIYMVHVEMPDLGATKVLKVFVVQGEEILQYF
- a CDS encoding PorV/PorQ family protein, whose amino-acid sequence is MKTRKMISIIALAVTAFFLGVSPLYGGDPARIGTAGGDQLLVPVGARDLGMGGSNVAFSSGLDAIYWNPAGFSSQKSNAMGTFSTMSVFNDVNVNYLALGFNAGRMGHVGFSIKAFDFGDIPLTTNEDYNGSSGATFSPSFMTMAVTYSRKVNDAIQVGLTGKLVNESVPRASASAFAFDVGIQYHELGGFNGLSMGLVVKNIGTNLQYGGSAFLIQQSGTGAASFVEIPTASHQLPANIELGVGYRRDINEQNSIVFNGNFVSNNFGNDDFKFGAEYSYSDLIFLRGGYLATQKIDSEDQLYRFTLGVGLNYNYGGTNLALDYAFRDSQYFDGNNLFSLTVGF